A genome region from Myxococcales bacterium includes the following:
- a CDS encoding DUF4157 domain-containing protein, with protein MSGTRSNDDRLANLYGDVEAPLSYGRGGVAPGKRSLTASLFSSRPRLAVPSLLEGNASAGARGPGPTAGPLLVEDGGPAGPHQMTKSQFLAEVAAIMPGEDVSQWQAKACSAIETELKTRVPSAAGARSAREYVSAIRAQATQPADAAPAVGGLAALLASPNEHAAADFMRSGQMGAGQALGGSARAAMEAAFLHSFSDVRIHTSESAGQLAAALGARAFTVGNQIAFAPGLYDPGSPLGDALLAHELAHVVQQRGATSLGGGSSAALEADADQAAALAVSALHGGEMSAQTPAKPSLQAGYGLQRCPGGGGGGGASALTFSSSAFAAGAGGSVTATPTASQLQVQSSAYASTGTVQATGGTNADAAGWDVGYLQTVTSLTPIGTYTRPAAGTPTQLAITVPNNTRDGNPAGTAPWYDSANPAGTKAFTTTGSTETVTLWDRPSMTFPWDTPDGVGKLASTSGKAKFAAWVAVRKRASPNTVQYINWETWEVDFSTTTNYAASGAKTVAGITGATTATGSGAGQGANTPNLTGTVGNNLIALTWT; from the coding sequence ATGTCGGGAACTCGAAGCAACGACGATCGGCTCGCGAACCTCTATGGGGACGTCGAGGCGCCGTTGTCCTATGGCCGGGGCGGAGTCGCCCCCGGCAAGCGGAGCCTGACCGCGAGCCTGTTCTCGTCGAGGCCGCGGCTCGCGGTACCCAGCTTGCTCGAGGGCAACGCCAGCGCGGGTGCCCGCGGACCTGGACCGACCGCGGGGCCGCTGCTGGTCGAGGACGGCGGGCCGGCGGGGCCCCACCAGATGACCAAGAGCCAGTTCCTCGCCGAGGTCGCCGCGATCATGCCGGGCGAGGACGTGTCGCAGTGGCAGGCGAAGGCGTGTTCCGCGATCGAGACCGAGCTGAAGACGCGCGTGCCGAGCGCCGCGGGTGCCCGCAGCGCGCGCGAGTACGTCAGCGCGATCCGGGCCCAGGCGACCCAGCCGGCCGATGCCGCACCGGCGGTCGGCGGCCTGGCTGCGCTCCTGGCCTCGCCCAACGAGCACGCCGCCGCCGACTTCATGCGCTCGGGCCAGATGGGCGCCGGCCAGGCGCTGGGCGGATCGGCGCGCGCCGCGATGGAGGCTGCGTTTCTCCACAGCTTCAGCGACGTCCGGATCCACACCAGCGAATCGGCCGGCCAGCTCGCGGCGGCGCTCGGCGCGCGCGCGTTCACGGTCGGCAACCAGATCGCGTTCGCGCCTGGCCTCTACGATCCCGGCTCGCCGCTCGGTGACGCGCTGCTCGCCCACGAGCTGGCCCACGTGGTCCAGCAGCGCGGCGCCACGTCGCTCGGGGGCGGCAGCAGCGCCGCCCTCGAGGCCGACGCCGACCAGGCGGCGGCGCTGGCGGTCTCGGCGCTGCACGGCGGCGAGATGTCGGCGCAGACTCCCGCGAAGCCATCACTGCAGGCCGGCTACGGCCTGCAGCGTTGCCCTGGCGGCGGCGGCGGTGGCGGCGCCAGCGCACTGACGTTCAGCTCGTCGGCGTTCGCCGCCGGCGCCGGCGGGTCGGTCACGGCGACGCCGACCGCCTCACAGTTGCAGGTCCAGAGCAGCGCGTACGCATCGACGGGCACGGTCCAGGCCACGGGCGGTACCAACGCGGACGCGGCCGGATGGGACGTCGGGTATCTGCAGACCGTGACCTCCTTGACGCCGATCGGGACCTATACCCGCCCCGCCGCCGGCACGCCGACCCAGCTCGCCATCACCGTCCCGAACAACACGCGCGATGGCAATCCGGCCGGGACCGCGCCCTGGTACGACAGCGCCAACCCGGCGGGGACCAAGGCGTTCACCACGACCGGATCGACGGAGACCGTGACGCTGTGGGATCGGCCGAGCATGACGTTTCCGTGGGATACTCCAGACGGCGTCGGCAAGCTCGCCAGCACCAGCGGCAAGGCCAAGTTCGCGGCGTGGGTGGCGGTCCGCAAGCGCGCGAGCCCAAACACGGTCCAGTACATCAACTGGGAGACGTGGGAGGTGGACTTCTCGACGACGACCAACTACGCGGCGAGCGGTGCCAAGACCGTCGCCGGGATCACCGGCGCGACGACCGCCACTGGATCGGGTGCAGGTCAGGGCGCGAACACGCCCAACCTCACCGGCACGGTCGGCAACAACCTGATCGCCCTCACGTGGACCTGA